The Aspergillus luchuensis IFO 4308 DNA, chromosome 7, nearly complete sequence genome has a segment encoding these proteins:
- a CDS encoding uncharacterized protein (COG:S;~EggNog:ENOG410Q5AU), protein MSVVGPNAKAHKDLVKCLEKKQAIMERLAEMKERVTNLPSSCLSEAFQEHIGIVLTYYDLRDHFGTSDKVYFIPYAGRLFPTIPWDEAKLFDFDPSPRRETYHIHRNLDKILAYLTPVKEIWTERKFFGDSVQVGEDFRAFYHWYVVKEADAQGDSDKTHCTLRVLQYTEPEELLMRSEVLSALTYMMHKLTYKCYKDQTIFPVLITSIFPSKVRILQVYFDGEDLHFSKTHIYDLKEIHHQTYTLLARWAYPIPCGDLRTVNIRGRKLSTAVMEQVQDWKEEQEAMNMVDSPDK, encoded by the exons ATGTCGGTCGTTGGTCCCAATGCCAAGGCTCACAAAGACCTAGTCAAGTGCCTGGAGAAGAAACAGGCTATCATGGAACGTCTGGCggaaatgaaagaaagagtgaCAAACCTACCGTCGTCCTGCTTGAGTGAAGCATTTCAAGAGCATATCGGTATCGTGCTTACATATTATGATCTTAGGGACCATTTCGGTACCAGCGACAAAGTGTACTTTATACCATACGCAGGACGCCTCTTCCCGACCATTCCATGGGACGAGGCAAAGCTATTTGACTTTGATCCCAGCCCACGAAGAGAGACATATCACATCCATAGAAATCTGGACAAAATACTCGCCTATCTTACGCCGGTTAAGGAAATATGGACAGAGCGGAA GTTCTTCGGGGACAGCGTGCAGGTTGGCGAGGACTTCCGCGCTTTTTACCACTGGTATGTCGTCAAGGAAGCCGATGCACAGGGTGATTCGGACAAAACACATTGTACTCTCAGGGTCTTGCAGTACACGGAGCCAGAGGAACTTCTCATGCGGAGTGAGGTCCTTAGCGCTTTGACATACATGATGCACAAATTGACGTACAAGTGCTACAAGGATCAAACCATCTTTCCG GTTCTCATCACTTCAATCTTCCCATCGAAAGTCCGTATCTTACAGGTATATTTCGATGGGGAAGATCTCCATTTTTCCAAGACTCATATCTACGATCTCAAAGAAATTCATCATCAAACGTATACTCTTCTTGCTCGGTGGGCGTATCCTATTCCATGCGGAGACCTCAGAACCGTCAACATTAGGGGTAGAAAACTAAGCACTGCTGTGATGGAGCAGGTGCAGGACTGGAAGGAGGAGCAAGAAGCTATGAATATGGTCGATTCGCCCGATAAGTGA
- the PLR1_4 gene encoding aldo/keto reductase family protein (COG:C;~EggNog:ENOG410PHVT;~InterPro:IPR023210,IPR036812;~PFAM:PF00248), protein MPLPKPLPITGFGLLGMTWRPSPTPDEQAFSAMKAAIFHGATIWSSSSVYGMPPQPPIAGLHLLRRYFDKYPEDAKKVTLFIRACSDPATLSPTCTRAGVRASFDECRNVLGDSKKIDIFGPARMDKNVPVEETLGALRELMDEGLIGGVGLSEVGAHTIRKAHAMCPLSVVEVEFSLWSTDILENGVTEACKELDVPILTYAPLGYGFLTGQVKKLEDIPKGDIRHWFGRFQPENFPKNLELVDKIKDFAKQRGVTPAQLALAWIRAHSNSGPCGTIIPIPGAMAASRVEENCIAVPLAAEEKDQLDAILKSFDVVGERQVVGMSSELWG, encoded by the exons atGCCACTCCCCaagcccctccccatcaccgGCTTCGGCCTCCTAGGCATGACATGGCGCCCTAGCCCAACCCCAGACGAGCAAGCCTTCAGCGCCATGAAAGCAGCCATATTCCACGGCGCCACCATCTGgtcgtcctcctccgtctACGGCATGCCCCCTCAGCCTCCCATAGCAGGCTTACACCTTCTGCGCCGCTACTTCGACAAGTACCCCGAAGACGCCAAAAAGGTGACTCTCTTTATCCGAGCCTGCTCAGACCCGGCAACCTTATCCCCGACATGCACACGCGCGGGCGTCCGTGCCAGCTTTGACGAGTGTAGAAATGTCCTCGGCGACTCCAAAAAGATAGATATCTTTGGGCCAGCGCGCATGGATAAGAACGTGCCTGTGGAGGAAACACTAGGGGCGTTGCGTGAGTTGATGGACGAAGGATTGATCGGTGGGGTTGGGTTGTCGGAGGTGGGTGCACATACGATTCGCAAGGCGCACGCGATGTGTCCGTTGAGTGTGGTCGAGGTGGAGTTTTCGTTGTGGAGTACGGATATCTTGGAGAATGGAGTCACAGAGGCTTGTAAGGAGCTGGATGTGCCCATTCTGACGTATGCGCCGCTCGGATATGGGTTTCTTACGGGGCAGGTAAAAAAGTTAGAGGATATCCCGAAGGGGGATATTAGGCATTGGTTTGGGAGGTTTCAGCCTGAG AACTTCCCCAAGAACCTCGAATTGGTGGATAAAATCAAAGACTTCGCTAAGCAGCGCGGCGTCACTCCCGCCCAATTAGCCCTCGCCTGGATCCGCGCTCACTCTAATTCTGGGCCCTGCGGAActatcatccccatccctggCGCGATGGCGGCTTCTCGTGTCGAAGAGAACTGTATTGCGGTCCCGCTGGCGGCGGAAGAGAAAGACCAGCTGGATGCGATTTTGAAGTCATTTGATGTTGTAGGGGAGCGACAGGTCGTGGGGATGAGTTCTGAGTTGTGGGGTTGA
- a CDS encoding WD40 repeat domain-containing protein (COG:I;~EggNog:ENOG410PJYK;~InterPro:IPR015943,IPR001680,IPR036322,IPR017986;~PFAM:PF00400;~go_function: GO:0005515 - protein binding [Evidence IEA]), with the protein MSSQDPHRADDDAYVDADEADEVINRDEDHPMESDGEDEDGDQPMSYEEQEITLQNDSAAHFDSHNDSVFCIAQHPIHNNIVITGSGDDTAYIFDSTPNDERPVLPRSYESDPQPRRERDSLQPLLKLDGHSDTVNAVAFTEPKGEFVITAGMDGKLRAYRDTTPQGTGLAWQFLAEVQEVEEINWVAVCPCEKGNEEKSNIIALGANDGSAWVFRIDPRDAAAPISIIQSFFQHTGSCTAGAWTPDGKLLATVSEDGSFYVYDVFGDAAAAGVSYSPGTSAVVGLTAEDQRFAVEGGLYSIAISPGGAIAAVGGAEGNIKVVGLPRLAPAGGAAASKAKGKGAASQATASAAGTLLASLQAQSDGVETLSFSSPPLTLLAAGSVDGSIALFDAAHRFAVRRHIKEAHEGAVVKVEFLQSRAPATPLPRPSPLAAATAGQGQPWLLTSVGMDGIVRRWDARGGTAAAAQGLLKEWKGHLGLVENSEGEQSGGIMGFVQSSDGKRVVTAGDDGISLVFEE; encoded by the coding sequence ATGTCGTCGCAAGATCCTCACCgcgccgacgacgacgccTACGTtgatgccgatgaagccGATGAGGTTATCAACCGCGATGAGGACCACCCCATGGAGTctgatggcgaagatgaggatggcgatCAGCCCATGAGCTacgaagaacaagaaatcaCCCTACAAAATGACTCCGCCGCCCATTTCGATAGCCACAACGACTCCGTTTTCTGCATTGCTCAGcaccccatccacaacaACATTGTTATCACTGGCTCCGGAGACGATACCGCTTATATCTTCGATTCGACGCCGAACGATGAGCGCCCCGTCCTTCCCCGCAGCTACGAGTCGGACCCGCAACCCAGGCGCGAGCGGGATTCTCTCCAGCCCCTCCTCAAGCTTGATGGCCACTCCGACACCGTGAACGCCGTCGCATTCACAGAACCCAAGGGCGAGTTCGTTATCACGGCAGGAATGGACGGCAAGCTGCGTGCTTACCGCGACACTACCCCCCAGGGAACCGGGCTCGCATGGCAGTTCCTCGCGGAGGTTCaagaagtggaggagatcAATTGGGTTGCTGTCTGCCCTTGCGAGAAGGGCAACGAGGAGAAGAGCAACATCATTGCTCTGGGTGCCAATGACGGTAGCGCTTGGGTGTTCCGCATCGACCCCCGGGACGCGGCTgctcccatctccatcattcaGTCTTTCTTCCAACACACCGGATCCTGCACTGCGGGTGCCTGGACTCCCGATGGAAAGCTGCTGGCGACCGTCTCCGAGGACGGTAGCTTCTACGTCTACGATGTCTTTGGCgacgctgccgccgctggcGTCTCTTACTCCCCGGGTACTAGCGCTGTTGTCGGTCTGACTGCGGAGGACCAGCGCTTCGCCGTCGAGGGTGGTCTGTACTCTATCGCCATCTCCCCTGGTGGTGctattgctgctgttggtggtgccGAGGGCAACATCAAGGTGGTCGGTCTTCCCCGTTTGGCGCCGGCTggcggcgctgctgcttccaAGGCGAAGGGCAAGGGTGCTGCTTCACAGGCGACTGCCTCCGCTGCAGGCACTCTCCTTGCCTCTCTCCAGGCTCAGAGCGACGGTGTTGaaactctctctttctcttcccctcccctgacTCTTCTTGCGGCTGGCTCTGTGGATGGCTCGATTGCCCTGTTCGACGCTGCCCATCGCTTCGCCGTCCGCCGTCACATCAAGGAAGCGCACGAGGGCGCCGTGGTTAAGGTTGAATTCCTGCAGAGCCGTGCTCCTGCCACCCCCTTGCCTCGTCCCAGCCCGCTGGCAGCCGCGACGGCCGGCCAAGGCCAACCATGGCTGCTCACCTCCGTGGGTATGGATGGTATTGTCAGACGCTGGGATGCCCGTGGTGgaactgccgctgctgcccaGGGTTTGttgaaggagtggaagggcCACTTGGGTCTTGTTGAGAACTCGGAGGGTGAACAATCCGGCGGTATCATGGGCTTTGTGCAGAGCTCAGATGGTAAGCGGGTTGTTACCGCCGGTGATGACGGTATTTCTCTGGTATTTGAGGAGTAA
- a CDS encoding NADH dehydrogenase [ubiquinone] 1 beta subcomplex subunit 3 (COG:C;~EggNog:ENOG410PS9B;~InterPro:IPR012576;~PFAM:PF08122;~go_component: GO:0005739 - mitochondrion [Evidence IEA];~go_process: GO:0022900 - electron transport chain [Evidence IEA]), giving the protein MAPNPTGFDINEFKAAAHPRSAWAKKDPWARYEAWRYTGPFSRINRFKRIFPGFGIASVAFAGYCAYEHFFLKDDHHHHGEGHH; this is encoded by the exons ATGGCTCCCAACCCCACCGGATTTGACATCAACGAATTCAAGGCCGCCGCCCACCCCCGGTCGGCCTGGGCCAAGAAGGACCCCTGGGCTCGCTA CGAGGCCTGGAGATACACCGGTCCCTTCAGCCGCATCAACCGTTTCAAGCGCATCTTCCCTGGCTTCGGCATTGCCAGCGTTGCTTTCGCCGGTTACTGCGCCTACGAGCACTTCTTCCTGAAGgatgaccaccaccaccacggcgaGGGCCACCACTAA
- a CDS encoding uncharacterized protein (COG:S;~EggNog:ENOG410Q078), whose product MNPFDELPCEILSIIITEAADWVALESLLQVSPRVRRLFAGDGETPGNREAIHIVKSMLTANPMMHHDLHGLFCQCIALRQSSLAVTSLEQFRSGDYDQLSVVFNSSISQASLREMVHVAANIQRLACACLTTFLSRIRGIKPRCHMATGSEVQYEPREAGPPSWIEEFRVYRALWHFQFYSDLLNAAERLMFPQEDLELLRTKPLVWNNPSETLGSELLSVNEWLWGMFCEREDSFTDIPAVKRFPSSYPAYVDPLPDPSQLQDEYSVWAPPALPIDKGPNDIWRQGSGMVNRRSGSIGFYSYCVNIDMSTPSTRRMHYCYADSPIYREIGLKIWDRWRLYCLGIWYACDPDEFRWEYLGPDGSLVPEGCFPEHSMIDSDYRLSFFIKPRVREREEFCEKWYREKHGLLETSRAEETGKVERRMRRKRKACQIGLELPRQVQTRYQLRPR is encoded by the coding sequence ATGAATCCATTCGATGAGCTTCCATGTGAGATTCTATCCATAATCATCACGGAAGCCGCGGACTGGGTGGCCCTCGAAAGCCTTTTGCAAGTCTCTCCGCGGGTACGAAGACTCTTTGCCGGAGATGGCGAGACCCCCGGGAATCGTGAAGCCATTCATATAGTCAAATCCATGTTGACAGCAAATCCAATGATGCATCACGACCTGCACGGCCTGTTTTGCCAGTGTATTGCACTGCGCCAGTCCTCGTTAGCAGTTACTAGTCTCGAGCAGTTCAGGTCAGGGGACTACGATCAGTTGTCTGTGGTCTTCAATTCATCCATATCACAAGCTTCGCTACGAGAGATGGTACATGTCGCAGCTAACATCCAACGGCTTGCGTGCGCTTGCTTGACCACGTTCCTGAGCAGGATTCGGGGGATAAAACCGAGGTGCCACATGGCAACTGGCAGTGAAGTACAATACGAGCCGCGCGAAGCAGGCCCACCCTCGTGGATTGAAGAGTTTCGAGTGTATCGCGCGCTGTGGCATTTCCAGTTCTATTCTGACCTTTTAAATGCGGCTGAACGACTGATGTTTCCGCAGGAAGATCTCGAACTCTTGCGGACGAAACCCCTCGTCTGGAATAATCCGTCAGAAACATTGGGGTCTGAACTACTTTCAGTAAATGAATGGCTGTGGGGTATGTTCTGTGAGAGAGAAGATTCCTTTACCGATATTCCAGCGGTGAAGAGATTCCCCAGCAGCTATCCAGCATACGTGGATCCTCTCCCTGATCCTTCACAATTGCAGGATGAATATTCGGTCTGGGCccctccagctcttcctaTAGACAAGGGCCCAAACGACATTTGGCGCCAGGGATCTGGAATGGTCAACAGAAGATCGGGGTCGATCGGATTTTACTCTTACTGTGTGAATATTGACATGAGTACACCATCAACACGTCGGATGCACTACTGTTACGCTGATTCACCAATTTACCGCGAGATTGGTTTGAAGATATGGGATAGATGGCGGTTATATTGCCTTGGCATCTGGTATGCCTGTGATCCTGATGAGTTCCGATGGGAATACCTAGGTCCAGATGGATCCCTTGTCCCAGAGGGCTGCTTTCCAGAGCATAGCATGATCGACAGTGATTACCGGTTGTCCTTCTTTATCAAGCCCAGAGTgcgggaaagggaagaattTTGTGAGAAATGGTACAGAGAGAAACACGGTTTACTAGAGACAAGCAGAGCCGAGGAGACAGGCAAAGtcgagaggaggatgaggcggaAACGCAAAGCATGCCAAATTGGTCTTGAATTGCCCCGACAAGTTCAAACCAGATATCAGCTTAGACCTCGCTAA
- a CDS encoding uncharacterized protein (COG:S;~EggNog:ENOG410PRXS;~InterPro:IPR011008,IPR009799;~go_function: GO:0016491 - oxidoreductase activity [Evidence IEA]): MVYTVTVLYPNEADAKYDLEYYLSHHLPLVDRLWRKYGLHGWTVVKYGPGATEDRIPYSFGCVLFYEDDNAAKQAFKGPEAAEVLGDISKFSNKQPLFLYGERISTGGSVGRV; this comes from the coding sequence ATGGTGTATACCGTCACCGTCCTCTATCCCAACGAAGCCGATGCAAAGTACGACCTTGAGTACTATCTCTCGCATCATTTGCCTCTTGTCGATCGACTTTGGAGGAAATATGGATTACATGGCTGGACTGTCGTGAAGTATGGTCCAGGTGCCACTGAAGACCGAATTCCTTACTCCTTCGGATGTGTGCTCTTCTATGAGGACGACAATGCAGCGAAGCAGGCATTCAAAGGCCCTGAAGCTGCCGAGGTACTGGGGGATATCTCAAAGTTCAGTAACAAGCAGCCTTTGTTTTTGTATGGTGAGAGAATTAGCACGGGAGGTTCAGTTGGCCGGGTTTAA
- a CDS encoding EXPERA domain-containing protein (COG:I;~EggNog:ENOG410Q2R4;~InterPro:IPR033118,IPR007905;~PFAM:PF05241;~TransMembrane:5 (o28-51i63-84o116-140i147-167o187-207i);~go_component: GO:0016021 - integral component of membrane [Evidence IEA];~go_function: GO:0047750 - cholestenol delta-isomerase activity [Evidence IEA];~go_process: GO:0016125 - sterol metabolic process [Evidence IEA]), with protein MENITEVIHGYYPSSVYLPHYVTNESSAVSLVAQFAVLWALVLGIASAYICRPRNSVTRADQFAFIWMCFTGCIHLFFESYFVVYHKSLAGSHTLFGQLWKEYSLSDSRYLTSDSFLVSMEAVTAFCWGPLAFTIAYCIATQHPARHVLQLIISVGQVYGDVLYYATSMFDLYYHGVSFCRPEGYYFWFYYVFMNFIWLAAGTYFAYESAVEITRGMKKLSEMDRKRKNN; from the exons ATGGAAAATATCACAGAAGTCATTCACGGTTACTACCCGTCTTCGGTGTATCTGCCGCATTATGTAACCAACGAAAGTTCAGCTGTATCGCTGGTTGCTCAGTTTGCTGTGCTATGGGCTTTGGTTCTGGGTATCGCATCTGCTTACATCTGCCGTCCGCGAAATTCTGTGACTAGAGCAGACCAGTTTGCGTTCATTTGGATGTGcttta CGGGATGCATACATTTATTCTTTGAAAGTTACTTCGTGGTCTACCACAAGAGCCTAGCCGGCTCGCACACTTTATTCGGCCAGCTCTGGAAGGAATATTCGCTTTCCGACTCACGCTATCTCACCTCGGATTCATTCCTCGTTTCCATGGAGGCTGTCACCGCT TTCTGCTGGGGCCCTCTCGCATTCACTATCGCATACTGCATCGCCACGCAGCATCCAGCCCGACATGTCCTGCAGCTCATTATATCCGTAGGACAGGTCTACGGAGATGTACTCTACTACGCTACGAGCATGTTCGACCTTTATTACCATGGAGTGTCTTTTTGTCGTCCTGAAGGCTACTATTTCTGGTTCTACTACGTTTTCATGAACTTTATCTGGCTTGCCGCTGGTACTT ATTTTGCGTACGAAAGTGCAGTGGAGATCACGCGTGGTATGAAGAAATTGAGCGAAATGGATCGGAAGCGGAAGAACAATTAG
- a CDS encoding acyl--CoA ligase (COG:I;~EggNog:ENOG410PKMK;~InterPro:IPR000873,IPR025110,IPR020845;~PFAM:PF00501,PF13193) has product MVFLPPKEAGTLPPIPDNIPLSEFMLTDLYGRNPLGYSRDPFICGITGKSFSALEVVDRVDYLSRALSKELNWKPNTGTEWDKTLAIFSLNTIDTLPLSWAVHQLGGLVSPANAAYSAAELKYQLLDSKAKALFTCLPLLQTALEAASLAGLPKDRIYLLEVPPQLTPGVKAPAQFKTVSQFIEEGKSLPKVERLNWAAGEGSRRTAFLCYSSGTSGLPKGVMISHRNVIANVLQIQAFEGAWRDSLRAPGTQGNHTEVALCLLPQSHIYCLVVICHAGPFRGDQAVVLPKFELDLYLASIQNFKISSLFLVPPIIINMLRNHETCAKYNLSSIRSIFTGAAPLGVETAEDFQKLYPNVIIRQGYGLTETSTVVSSTHPNDVYLGSSGTLLAGVEMRIVTPEGKEITDYDTPGELVVRSPSVVLGYLNNEKANRETFEDGWMRTGDEAVVRVGPKKTEHIFIVDRIKELIKVKGLQVAPAELEAHLLTHPAVADCAVIAIPDEAAGEIPKAIVVKSPSFRGSDEEAIQSIKKHVEEHKARHKWLKGGVRFIDAIPKSPSGKILRRMLRDQEKEARRKAGSKL; this is encoded by the exons ATGGTTTTCCTACCTCCTAAAGAGGCAGGCACTTTGCCGCCTATCCCGGACAATATTCCGCTGAGTGAATTTATGCTTACAGACTTGTATGGGCGGAATCCGCTGGGTTACTCACGGGACCCTTTCATTTGCGGCATTACCGGGAAAAGCTTCTCCGCACTAGAAGTGGTGGATCGTGTCGATTACCTGTCTCGCGCTCTGTCCAAGGAGCTAAACTGGAAGCCAAACACAGGCACCGAATGGGATAAGACGTTAGCAATCTTCAGTTTGAACACC ATCGATACCTTGCCACTGTCATGGGCCGTCCACCAGCTGGGGGGACTGGTCTCCCCGGCTAACGCAGCCTACTCAGCTGCTGAGCTCAAGTATCAGCTGCTCGATTCCAAGGCTAAGGCTTTGTTCACCTGTCTCCCTCTCCTACAGACCGCGCTCGAGGCTGCATCCCTCGCTGGGTTGCCCAAGGATCGCATATACTTGTTGGAAGTCCCACCACAACTCACACCCGGAGTCAAGGCTCCAGCGCAATTCAAGACAGTCTCGCAGTTCATTGAAGAGGGGAAGTCGCTCCCCAAGGTCGAGAGACTGAACTGGGCCGCCGGAGAGGGTTCTCGGCGGACGGCCTTCCTATGCTATTCCAGTGGGACGTCCGGGTTACCT AAAGGTGTCATGATCTCTCATCGCAATGTCATCGCAAACGTACTCCAGATCCAAGCATTTGAAGGCGCTTGGCGCGACTCTCTCAGGGCTCCCGGAACACAAGGCAACCACACCGAGGTGGCGTTGTGTCTGCTTCCTCAGAGCCACATCTATTGCCTCGTAGTTATATGCCATGCTGGTCCATTCAGGGGTGACCAGGCCGTTGTTTTACCAAAGTTCGAATTGGATTTATATCTAGCTTCCATCCAGAACTTCAAGATCTCATCACTGTTCCTG GTCCCtccgatcatcatcaacatgctCCGCAACCACGAAACTTGCGCCAAATACAACCTAAGTTCAATCAGGAGTATTTTCACTGGTGCTGCGCCCTTGGGTGTAGAAACAGCCGAGGACTTTCAGAAACTATACCCGAATGTAATAATTCGACAAGGATACG GTCTGACTGAGACATCAACTGTGGTATCCTCGACTCACCCAAATGACGTCTACCTCGGTTCATCTGGCACCCTCCTTGCTGGCGTTGAAATGCGCATTGTGACCccagaggggaaggagatcACAGACTACGACACGCCTGGTGAACTGGTGGTCCGCAGCCCAAGTGTGGTCTTGGGTTACCTAAATAATGAGAAGGCGAACCGGGAGACTTTTGAAGATGGGTGGATGCGAACCGGCGACGAGGCCGTGGTCCGCGTGGGCCCCAAGAAGACGGAGCACATCTTCATTGTCGACCGTATAAAGGAGCTCATTAAGGTCAAG GGATTACAAGTGGCCCCGGCCGAACTGGAGGCTCATCTTCTTACCCACCCCGCCGTTGCTGATTGTGCTGTCATCGCCATCCCCGACGAGGCGGCTGGAGAAATCCCCAAGGCCATCGTGGTCAAGTCACCCTCTTTCCGTGGCAGTGACGAGGAGGCTATCCAATCCATCAAGAAGCATGTTGAAGAACACAAAGCCCGACACAAATGGCTCAAGGGCGGCGTTCGCTTCATCGATGCCATCCCCAAGAGTCCCAGTGGTAAGATTCTGCGTCGGATGCTTCGCGATCAAGAGAAGGAGGCAAGGAGAAAGGCTGGTTCCAAGCTGTAG
- a CDS encoding CCR4-NOT core DEDD family RNase subunit POP2 (BUSCO:EOG09262K67;~COG:A;~EggNog:ENOG410PHN6;~InterPro:IPR036397,IPR039637,IPR012337,IPR006941;~go_component: GO:0030014 - CCR4-NOT complex [Evidence IEA];~go_function: GO:0003676 - nucleic acid binding [Evidence IEA];~go_function: GO:0004535 - poly(A)-specific ribonuclease activity [Evidence IEA]) encodes MPPPVGRYGPTGLTASYTHLQQAHLQQQQQAQHHPAHAQSANSALPPPSLGGHPGFAAGNPNTNINPFTLSGTGIANGMSVAGFASAGDGGGTGLASHAAQMGFARGAQMQQQQLHQTHDGRLALEAKAGAVKTRIRDVWSHNLAQEMAILRQFVEKYPYISMDTEFPGIVARPMGAFTNKADYHYQTLRCNVDLLKMIQLGITLFSAEGEVPPPNATDANGQPLGNSLVPAPCTWQFNFRFSLEEDMYAQESTAMLAKAGIDFSMHEKNGIDPFEFGALLISSGLVLLEDVHWVSFHSGYDFGYLMKIMLCKPLPENEEEFHKLLKIFFPSLYDIKYLMKHAGRNQAVNDSPLTPAAAQILTNLGQKSGLQDIADELGVKRVGIAHQAGSDSLVTGEIYWKMRQLVFNGSIDESKYSGQIWGLNGQMPALLYHMQPHQTPNLNGATIYSATGTPSTPNAGHLGSQTPHTMTPGATGGVLGQFQLAKS; translated from the exons ATGCCCCCTCCCGTCGGCCGATACGGGCCTACTGGCCTAACAGCTTCCTATACCCACCTACAGCAAGCCCAtctccagcaacagcagcaagccCAACATCACCCGGCTCATGCCCAGTCGGCCAACTCagccctccctcctccatctctcggTGGTCACCCCGGTTTTGCCGCCGGAAACCCGAACACAAATATCAATCCGTTTACACTGTCCGGCACCGGTATCGCAAATGGTATGTCCGTCGCAGGGTTCGCGAGTGCCGGGGATGGAGGCGGCACCGGACTCGCCAGCCACGCCGCTCAGATGGGCTTCGCACGAGGCGCGCAgatgcaacagcagcaattACATCAGACTCACGATGGCCGACTGGCGCTCGAGGCGAAGGCCGGTGCGGTGAAGACGCGGATACGTGACGTATGGAGCCACAATCTGGCTCAGGAAATGGCCATCCTGCGACAGTTCGTCGAGAAGTATCCCTACATCAGCATG GACACCGAGTTCCCCGGTATCGTCGCACGTCCAATGGGAGCGTTCACGAATAAAGCAGATTACCACTATCAAACTCTCCGGTGTAACGTCGATCTCCTGAAAATGATCCAGCTCGGTATTACCTTGTTTTCTGCCGAAGGCGAGGTACCCCCGCCCAACGCTACAGATGCGAATGGACAGCCTCTCGGAAACAGCCTCGTCCCTGCGCCGTGCACATGGCAGTTCAACTTCCGGTTTTCGTTAGAGGAAGATATGTACGCACAAGAGTCGACGGCGATGCTGGCCAAGGCGGGTATCGATTTCTCTATGCATGAGAAGAACGGAATCGACCCCTTTGAGTTCGGTGCTCTTCTGATCAGCTCGGGGCTCGTTCTTTTGGAAGATGTCCATTGGGTCTCTTTCCACTCCGGTTATGATTTCGGATACCTCATGAAGATTATGCTCTGCAAACCTCTTCCCGAGAACGAAGAGGAATTCCACAAACTCCTCAAAATCTTCTTCCCGTCACTGTATGATATCAAATATTTGATGAAACATGCGGGACGCAATCAGGCTGTAAACGACTCTCCGTTAACGCCAGCCGCTGCTCAAATCCTCACTAATCTCGGACAGAAGTCGGGTCTGCAAGACATTGCGGATGAGCTCGGTGTCAAGCGCGTCGGCATCGCTCATCAGGCAGGGTCGGACTCTCTCGTGACGGGTGAGATCTACTGGAAGATGCGCCAACTCGTCTTCAACGGCAGCATCGACGAGTCGAAATACTCGGGTCAGATTTGGGGCTTGAACGGTCAGATGCCGGCTTTGCTGTACCACATGCAGCCACATCAGACTCCCAATCTTAACGGCGCCACAATCTACTCGGCTACCGGCACGCCAAGCACCCCCAATGCCGGTCATCTGGGCAGCCAAACCCCCCATACAATGACACCTGGTGCCACTGGCGGCGTCCTGGGGCAATTCCAGCTTGCCAAGTCATGA